The proteins below come from a single Mesorhizobium loti genomic window:
- the bioB gene encoding biotin synthase BioB — translation MNAETDVNQVVDTIDVALPRWCSKEAEAIHGMPFNDLLFLAQTVHRQNFDRNRVQLSRLLSIKTGGCPEDCGYCSQSAHHKTGLMATKLMEVERVITEATKARDAGATRYCMGAAWRNPKERDMNALIAMVQGIKALGMETCMTLGMLELGQAQRLKAAGLDYYNHNIDTSERYYPEVVSTHTFADRLQTLGHVREAGIKVCCGGIFGMGEEKADRIDMLVTLANLPEPPESVPINLLIPIKGTPLAEAGPLDPLAFVRTIALARVMMPKSFIRLSAGRTAMSDEMQALCFFAGANSIFVGDTLLTAENPGEDKDLLLFRRLGIEPMAVEAQ, via the coding sequence ATGAACGCGGAAACCGATGTGAACCAGGTTGTGGACACCATCGACGTAGCGCTACCCCGATGGTGCAGCAAGGAGGCGGAGGCGATCCACGGCATGCCGTTCAATGACCTGCTCTTCCTGGCTCAGACGGTTCACCGCCAGAACTTCGATCGCAACCGGGTGCAGCTGTCGCGGCTGCTCAGCATCAAGACCGGCGGATGCCCGGAGGATTGCGGTTATTGCAGCCAGTCTGCACATCACAAGACCGGCTTGATGGCCACGAAGCTGATGGAGGTCGAGCGGGTCATCACTGAGGCGACCAAGGCGCGTGACGCCGGCGCCACCCGCTATTGCATGGGCGCGGCCTGGCGCAACCCGAAGGAGCGTGACATGAACGCCCTGATCGCCATGGTCCAGGGCATAAAGGCACTCGGCATGGAGACCTGCATGACGCTCGGCATGCTCGAACTTGGCCAGGCGCAACGCTTAAAGGCGGCCGGCCTCGACTACTATAACCACAACATCGACACCTCCGAGCGCTACTACCCAGAGGTTGTCTCGACCCACACCTTTGCCGACCGGCTGCAAACGCTTGGCCACGTGCGCGAGGCTGGCATAAAGGTCTGCTGCGGTGGCATTTTCGGGATGGGCGAGGAAAAGGCCGACCGCATCGACATGCTGGTCACGCTGGCCAACCTGCCTGAGCCGCCCGAAAGCGTGCCGATCAACCTTCTGATCCCCATCAAGGGCACGCCGCTTGCCGAGGCCGGCCCCCTCGACCCGCTCGCCTTCGTGCGTACAATTGCGCTCGCTCGCGTCATGATGCCCAAGTCCTTTATAAGGCTGTCCGCCGGCAGGACGGCGATGAGCGACGAAATGCAGGCACTGTGCTTTTTCGCCGGCGCCAATTCCATATTCGTTGGGGACACGCTGCTGACGGCGGAAAATCCCGGCGAGGACAAGGATCTTTTGCTCTTCCGGCGCCTTGGCATCGAGCCGATGGCAGTCGAGGCGCAATGA
- the nodB gene encoding chitooligosaccharide deacetylase NodB: protein MKNVDYMCEVPSDCADGTQDRSVYLTFDDGPNPVCTPQILDLLAQHRVPATFFVIGAHAADQPELIRRMIAEGHEVANHTMTHPDLSRCEPGEVEREIVEASNAIRMACPEATVRRMRAPYGVWTEDVLTTSARAGLACVHWSVDPRDWARPGVDAIVDEVLTGVGPGAIVLLHDGWPEELKSATYASLRDQTVTALSILIPALHHRGFVIRPLPQHH from the coding sequence ATGAAAAATGTGGACTACATGTGCGAAGTGCCCAGTGACTGCGCTGACGGCACTCAAGATCGCAGCGTCTATTTGACGTTTGACGACGGGCCCAATCCAGTTTGCACACCGCAGATCCTCGATTTGTTGGCGCAACATCGGGTGCCGGCGACGTTCTTCGTCATCGGTGCCCACGCAGCAGACCAGCCGGAACTCATCCGACGAATGATTGCAGAAGGGCACGAGGTAGCCAATCACACGATGACTCATCCGGACCTGTCCAGATGCGAACCCGGCGAAGTCGAACGTGAAATAGTCGAGGCAAGCAACGCCATCAGGATGGCGTGTCCCGAGGCCACGGTGCGGCGCATGCGCGCGCCGTATGGGGTCTGGACCGAGGACGTGCTCACTACGTCGGCGCGCGCTGGATTGGCATGCGTCCATTGGTCAGTTGACCCGCGAGACTGGGCTCGCCCTGGCGTCGACGCGATTGTCGATGAGGTGCTCACCGGTGTTGGGCCGGGCGCAATTGTGCTCTTGCACGACGGGTGGCCCGAGGAGTTGAAATCGGCCACCTACGCCAGTCTGCGTGACCAGACTGTCACGGCGCTATCCATCCTGATTCCAGCGCTGCATCACCGCGGTTTTGTAATCCGCCCGCTCCCTCAACATCACTGA
- a CDS encoding L-aspartate oxidase has translation MNLDVLDIAGAPVVIGAGIAGLMTALHLAPEPVVLLSNAPLGTGVCSELAQGGLAASLGGDDDPELHLCDTIAAGDGLCDEATVRRVVRAATNAIKTLDRFGVAFDRYPEGALRLGLEAAHSQRRIVHAGGDATGRELVRALIAAARRTASITILENVEVRRLIVEDGSVIAVVAVGYAGAVALPTRRAVLATGGIGGLFFDTTNPPGSWGHGLALAAWAGAELADLEFVQFHPTALDTPGRPMPLVSEAVRGEGAMLIDERGERFLAETPGGELAPRDVVARAVWHQLAAGGRVFLDARRCLGPSFEKRFPGIAGLCREAGVDPATDPIPVRPAAHYHMGGVAVDAGGRSSVEGLWACGEVACTGLHGANRLASNSLTEAAVTASWVAESVAGASYTRRRRVCSTLVPPRPDASGIRAVVSAALGIIRDGQTMREAVATLLPMAGHDGPKSGPALVSLMLAVAALRREESRGAHCRSDFPRRDADACTSRLTLNSAMQAAAALSCRAPTRST, from the coding sequence ATGAACCTTGATGTCCTCGACATCGCCGGAGCGCCGGTCGTCATCGGCGCCGGCATTGCCGGCCTGATGACGGCGCTTCATCTAGCGCCGGAACCGGTCGTGCTTCTGTCCAATGCGCCGCTTGGAACCGGAGTCTGCAGCGAGCTCGCTCAGGGTGGTCTTGCGGCAAGTCTCGGCGGCGACGACGACCCCGAACTTCATCTTTGCGACACAATTGCAGCCGGCGACGGCCTCTGCGACGAGGCGACGGTGCGGCGAGTGGTCCGGGCTGCAACCAATGCGATCAAGACCCTGGACCGCTTCGGCGTCGCCTTCGACCGCTACCCTGAAGGCGCTTTGCGGCTCGGGCTTGAGGCAGCACATTCGCAACGGCGGATCGTGCATGCCGGCGGCGACGCCACGGGTCGGGAGCTGGTCCGCGCACTCATCGCCGCAGCGCGCCGGACAGCCTCGATCACTATTCTCGAAAACGTGGAGGTCCGCCGCCTGATCGTGGAAGACGGGTCGGTCATCGCCGTGGTCGCGGTCGGGTACGCGGGTGCGGTCGCTTTGCCCACGCGCCGCGCGGTGCTGGCAACCGGCGGCATCGGCGGCCTGTTTTTCGACACGACAAACCCGCCTGGCTCATGGGGACACGGGCTGGCACTCGCTGCCTGGGCCGGGGCAGAGCTCGCCGACCTGGAATTCGTGCAGTTCCATCCGACCGCCCTCGACACCCCGGGTCGGCCGATGCCGCTGGTGAGCGAAGCAGTGCGCGGCGAAGGCGCGATGCTCATTGACGAGCGAGGAGAGCGCTTCCTCGCTGAAACGCCTGGCGGCGAGCTTGCGCCTCGCGACGTGGTGGCGCGCGCCGTTTGGCATCAGCTTGCTGCCGGGGGCCGCGTGTTCCTGGACGCGCGGCGATGTCTCGGCCCTAGTTTTGAAAAGCGCTTCCCAGGCATTGCCGGTTTGTGCCGCGAGGCAGGCGTAGATCCTGCGACCGACCCGATTCCGGTGCGCCCAGCGGCACATTATCACATGGGCGGCGTTGCCGTAGACGCCGGCGGCCGCAGCTCCGTCGAGGGATTGTGGGCGTGCGGCGAGGTTGCTTGTACTGGCCTGCACGGCGCCAATCGTCTCGCAAGCAACTCGCTCACCGAAGCGGCGGTCACCGCGAGCTGGGTTGCTGAAAGCGTTGCCGGCGCATCGTATACCCGGCGACGGCGTGTATGTTCCACGTTGGTGCCTCCACGGCCAGACGCTTCAGGCATCAGGGCGGTCGTCTCCGCCGCACTCGGCATCATCCGCGATGGCCAGACGATGCGCGAAGCGGTGGCGACCCTGCTGCCGATGGCAGGCCACGACGGCCCCAAGTCCGGCCCGGCTTTGGTCTCACTGATGCTGGCCGTTGCAGCCCTACGGCGAGAAGAGAGCCGCGGCGCGCACTGTCGATCCGATTTCCCCCGGCGCGATGCAGACGCGTGTACGTCACGGCTGACGCTGAACAGCGCAATGCAGGCCGCCGCCGCACTCAGTTGCCGGGCACCGACACGGAGCACGTGA
- a CDS encoding acyl carrier protein encodes MADQLATEIITIIKKRVESENFAGAFRPIVGEITTETEVTALGIDSLGLADVLWDLEQAYGIKIEMNTSEAWSDLQNVGDIVKAIRGLLAEAA; translated from the coding sequence ATGGCTGATCAACTCGCAACGGAAATCATTACCATAATCAAGAAACGCGTCGAATCTGAGAACTTTGCGGGAGCGTTTCGACCCATAGTCGGCGAAATAACGACCGAGACGGAAGTGACCGCGCTCGGCATCGATTCGCTGGGACTGGCGGACGTGCTCTGGGACCTCGAGCAAGCCTATGGCATTAAGATCGAAATGAACACATCGGAGGCGTGGTCGGATCTCCAGAATGTTGGCGACATCGTGAAAGCCATCCGCGGCTTGCTTGCTGAGGCAGCTTGA
- the nadA gene encoding quinolinate synthase NadA, translating to MTGALPTAASLYERVRRVVPPVEWSAFANDIDAILALKRERNAIILAHNYQTPEIFHCVADVVGDSLALARKAMAVDADIIVVAGVHFMAETAKLLNPNTTVLIPDMGAGCSLADSITAQDVQLMRQRYPEVPVVTYVNTSAAVKAQSDICCTSGNAKAVVESLGVPRVIMLPDEFLAKNIAAQTKVEIIAWKGHCEVHERFTPADIRELRAAHAGVVVLAHPECPPDVVREADFSGSTAAMSDYVEREKPARVVLMTECSMSDNVAVAHPDVEFVRPCNLCPHMKRITLANIRAALEENRYEIRIDPGIADPARRAVERMLSI from the coding sequence ATGACTGGGGCGTTACCTACTGCCGCGTCGTTGTACGAGCGCGTCCGGCGCGTGGTCCCGCCAGTCGAATGGTCGGCCTTTGCAAACGACATTGATGCCATCCTCGCGCTGAAGCGGGAGCGCAACGCCATCATCCTAGCGCACAATTATCAGACGCCTGAGATCTTCCATTGCGTCGCAGACGTCGTCGGCGACAGCCTCGCACTGGCCCGTAAAGCAATGGCGGTGGATGCCGACATCATCGTGGTTGCCGGCGTGCATTTCATGGCCGAGACCGCAAAGCTGCTAAATCCGAACACGACCGTGCTCATCCCGGACATGGGCGCCGGTTGCTCACTGGCGGATTCGATCACGGCACAAGATGTGCAGCTGATGCGGCAGCGCTATCCGGAGGTCCCGGTTGTCACCTATGTCAATACGTCCGCCGCCGTGAAGGCCCAATCCGACATCTGCTGCACCTCGGGCAACGCCAAGGCGGTAGTGGAATCGCTCGGCGTGCCGCGTGTGATCATGCTGCCCGATGAATTTCTTGCGAAGAACATCGCCGCCCAGACGAAGGTCGAGATCATCGCCTGGAAGGGTCATTGCGAGGTGCATGAGCGCTTCACCCCGGCCGATATCCGCGAGCTGCGCGCTGCACACGCGGGCGTGGTCGTACTCGCCCATCCCGAATGTCCGCCCGACGTTGTCAGAGAGGCGGATTTCTCGGGGTCGACGGCCGCCATGTCGGATTATGTCGAGCGGGAGAAACCGGCACGGGTCGTGTTGATGACGGAATGTTCGATGAGCGACAACGTCGCGGTCGCGCATCCCGACGTCGAGTTCGTTCGCCCCTGCAATCTTTGCCCACACATGAAGCGCATCACGCTCGCCAACATTCGCGCCGCGCTCGAGGAGAACCGGTACGAGATCCGGATCGATCCCGGGATAGCCGACCCCGCCCGCCGCGCGGTCGAGCGCATGCTTTCAATATGA
- the fabG gene encoding 3-oxoacyl-[acyl-carrier-protein] reductase, whose protein sequence is MLELTGRKALVTGASGGIGEAIARVLHAQGAVVGLHGTRVEKLETLAAELGDRVKLFPANLSNRDEVKALGQKAEADLEGVDILVNNAGITKDGLFVRMSDADWDTVLEVNLTAVFRLTRELTHPMMRRRHGRIINITSVVGVTGNPGQTNYCASKAGMIGFSKSLAQEIATRNITVNCVAPGFIESAMTDKLNDKQKEMIMAAIPTRRMGSSVEVASAVAYLASNEAAYVTGQTIHVNGGLAMI, encoded by the coding sequence ATGTTGGAACTGACTGGCCGCAAGGCGCTCGTCACCGGCGCATCCGGGGGCATCGGCGAGGCGATCGCCAGGGTGCTGCATGCGCAAGGCGCCGTCGTCGGCCTGCACGGCACCCGCGTCGAGAAGCTGGAGACGCTGGCCGCCGAGCTTGGCGACCGGGTCAAGCTGTTCCCGGCCAATTTGTCGAACCGCGACGAGGTCAAGGCGCTCGGCCAGAAGGCGGAGGCCGATCTCGAAGGTGTCGACATACTGGTCAACAATGCCGGCATCACCAAGGACGGTCTGTTCGTGCGCATGTCGGACGCCGACTGGGACACCGTGCTCGAGGTCAACCTGACCGCTGTCTTCAGGCTGACCCGTGAACTCACCCATCCGATGATGCGCCGCCGCCACGGCCGCATCATCAACATCACCTCGGTGGTCGGCGTCACCGGCAATCCCGGTCAGACCAACTACTGCGCCTCCAAGGCCGGCATGATCGGCTTTTCCAAATCGCTGGCGCAGGAGATCGCCACCCGCAACATCACCGTCAACTGCGTCGCCCCGGGCTTCATAGAATCGGCAATGACCGACAAGCTCAACGACAAGCAGAAGGAGATGATCATGGCGGCGATTCCGACGCGCCGCATGGGCTCGAGTGTTGAAGTGGCGTCCGCCGTCGCCTATCTCGCCTCCAACGAAGCCGCCTACGTCACCGGCCAGACCATCCATGTGAATGGCGGCTTGGCGATGATCTGA
- a CDS encoding transposase has translation MICMARTGAQWRHLPDEYGKWNSVFRRCRRWVATGVQARTIPRWRASEYART, from the coding sequence ATGATATGTATGGCCCGAACCGGGGCGCAATGGCGTCATCTGCCTGATGAATATGGCAAATGGAACAGTGTCTTCCGCCGATGCCGACGATGGGTCGCGACGGGGGTTCAAGCAAGAACCATTCCTCGATGGAGGGCTTCAGAATACGCCCGAACCTGA
- a CDS encoding beta-ketoacyl-[acyl-carrier-protein] synthase family protein gives MDRRVVITGIGGLCGLGTDAPSIWKEMREGRSAIGPIVTSELHGLTGTIGAEIKTLPEHDIDRRQLVTMDRFSLLAVLAAREAMRQAGLSCDERNAYRFGAIVGVGGSGWEAIEASYRALLLNGARRAGVMDVPKAMPSAAAGQVSMSLGLRGPVFGVTSACASANHAIASAVDQIRCGRADVMLAGGSDAPFVFCVVKAWEAMRVIAPDTCRPFSSDRRGLVLGEGAGMAVLESYEHATARGATIIAEIAGIGLSADAFNLVSPAVEGPEAAMRACLADAGLNVQDVDYINAHGTGTKANDRMETEAIKRVFGGHANSMSISSTKSMHAHCLGAASALEMIACVMAIQEGVVPPTANYREPDPDCDLDVTPNVARERKVRVALSNAFAMAGMNAVLAFRQV, from the coding sequence ATGGACAGGCGGGTCGTCATCACCGGAATAGGCGGGCTGTGCGGGCTGGGCACTGATGCCCCCTCCATCTGGAAAGAGATGCGCGAAGGTCGCTCAGCAATCGGCCCGATTGTCACTTCAGAGCTTCATGGGTTGACCGGCACGATCGGTGCCGAGATCAAGACGCTCCCTGAGCACGACATCGACCGCAGGCAGCTCGTCACCATGGACCGCTTCAGCCTGCTTGCCGTGCTTGCAGCGCGGGAAGCCATGCGACAGGCCGGACTTTCCTGCGATGAACGAAATGCCTATCGCTTCGGTGCGATAGTGGGCGTCGGCGGCAGCGGCTGGGAAGCGATCGAGGCAAGCTACCGCGCTCTCCTTTTGAACGGCGCGCGCCGTGCTGGCGTCATGGACGTACCCAAGGCGATGCCGAGTGCCGCTGCCGGCCAGGTCAGCATGAGCCTCGGCCTGCGCGGGCCGGTCTTCGGCGTCACCTCCGCCTGCGCCTCTGCCAACCATGCGATTGCCTCAGCCGTAGACCAGATCAGGTGCGGCCGGGCCGACGTGATGCTTGCCGGAGGCAGCGACGCGCCATTCGTATTTTGTGTGGTGAAAGCGTGGGAAGCAATGCGCGTGATTGCGCCAGATACCTGCAGGCCCTTCTCCTCCGACAGGAGGGGCTTGGTGCTAGGCGAGGGTGCGGGGATGGCAGTGCTGGAAAGCTATGAACATGCCACTGCTCGCGGCGCAACGATTATTGCCGAGATAGCCGGCATCGGCCTTTCCGCTGATGCCTTCAACCTCGTCTCGCCGGCTGTCGAGGGACCGGAGGCGGCGATGCGCGCCTGCCTTGCCGATGCCGGGCTGAATGTCCAGGATGTCGACTACATCAATGCGCACGGCACGGGCACCAAGGCCAATGATCGGATGGAGACGGAGGCGATCAAGCGAGTCTTCGGTGGCCACGCCAACTCGATGTCCATCTCTTCCACCAAGTCCATGCACGCGCATTGCCTCGGCGCCGCGAGCGCGCTTGAAATGATCGCCTGCGTGATGGCAATCCAAGAGGGTGTCGTGCCGCCGACCGCCAATTATCGCGAGCCAGACCCCGATTGCGATCTCGATGTCACGCCCAACGTCGCGCGCGAGCGCAAGGTCCGCGTGGCACTGAGCAACGCCTTCGCCATGGCCGGCATGAACGCAGTTCTGGCATTCAGGCAGGTGTAG
- the nodA gene encoding NodA family N-acyltransferase, with protein MGSDVRWKLCWENELQLADHVELSDFFLKTYGRHGAFLAKPFEGGRSWAGARPEFRAIGYDAHGIAAHIGILRRFIKVGEVDLLVAEIGLYGVRPDLEGLGISFSLSVVYPLLQRMGVPFVFGTVRQAMRNHVERFCRGGLASIVSGVEVRSTLANIHPYMPPTRVEDVIVFVAPIGRSMDEWPPGTLIDRNGPEL; from the coding sequence ATGGGCTCTGACGTACGGTGGAAGTTGTGCTGGGAAAATGAGTTGCAACTGGCCGACCATGTCGAACTCTCCGATTTCTTTCTAAAGACTTATGGACGGCATGGGGCCTTCCTCGCAAAGCCATTCGAAGGCGGCCGTAGCTGGGCCGGTGCAAGGCCGGAATTCCGCGCAATCGGTTACGACGCGCACGGCATAGCGGCTCATATTGGCATACTGCGCCGCTTCATCAAAGTTGGCGAGGTCGATCTACTGGTGGCCGAAATTGGCTTATACGGGGTCCGTCCGGATCTTGAGGGACTCGGAATCAGCTTTTCACTGAGCGTTGTGTACCCATTGCTGCAGCGGATGGGGGTTCCATTTGTGTTCGGCACGGTTCGGCAGGCAATGCGGAACCACGTTGAGAGGTTCTGCCGCGGCGGTCTGGCGAGCATTGTGTCGGGGGTTGAGGTACGGTCCACCCTCGCAAATATACATCCCTACATGCCGCCTACCCGCGTCGAGGACGTGATCGTCTTCGTTGCGCCAATTGGACGCTCGATGGACGAGTGGCCGCCCGGCACCCTGATCGACCGAAACGGTCCAGAATTGTAA
- a CDS encoding carboxylating nicotinate-nucleotide diphosphorylase produces MVSFSPLPSTLIEPIVRGALLEDLGRCGDLTSDAVIPHDCIATLVLKSRQAGIVAGLDLVAYAFLLVEPAIDIHIWRPDGSDVGAGETIAKLCGPARGLLAAERTALNFLCRLSGIATATAAMVESVRGHKARIVCTRKTTPGLRALEKYAVRVGGGANHRFGLDDGVLIKDNHIAIAGDIRTAIERARAAAGHMVKIEVEVDTLEQLDIALTVGVDAVLLDNMSVEDLARAVATVGGRTITEASGRVTPKTAPAIAATGVDLISMGWLTHSAPILDIGLDMPALGNIGTRLN; encoded by the coding sequence ATGGTTTCATTCTCACCCCTCCCCTCGACCCTGATCGAACCGATCGTGCGCGGTGCCCTTCTCGAAGACCTTGGCAGATGCGGCGACCTGACCAGCGATGCAGTGATCCCCCACGATTGCATTGCCACCTTGGTGCTCAAATCGCGACAGGCGGGCATCGTTGCCGGGCTCGATCTGGTCGCGTACGCCTTCCTGCTCGTGGAGCCCGCGATCGACATTCACATTTGGCGTCCTGACGGCAGTGATGTCGGGGCGGGCGAAACCATCGCGAAGCTGTGTGGACCGGCGCGCGGCCTGCTCGCAGCCGAGCGCACAGCGCTCAATTTCCTGTGTCGCCTGAGCGGCATTGCCACAGCCACAGCGGCGATGGTGGAGTCCGTGCGTGGCCACAAGGCGAGGATCGTATGCACTCGAAAGACGACTCCCGGCCTGCGCGCGCTGGAGAAATACGCCGTGCGCGTCGGCGGCGGCGCCAATCACCGCTTCGGGCTCGACGACGGCGTGCTTATCAAGGACAACCACATAGCGATCGCCGGTGACATCCGCACAGCTATAGAGCGGGCGCGCGCCGCCGCAGGCCACATGGTGAAGATCGAGGTTGAGGTCGACACGCTGGAACAGCTGGATATCGCGCTTACAGTTGGAGTCGACGCGGTGCTGCTGGACAATATGTCAGTCGAGGACCTTGCCCGCGCCGTGGCAACGGTCGGCGGCCGCACAATCACCGAGGCCTCAGGTCGGGTGACTCCGAAAACGGCTCCCGCAATCGCAGCCACCGGTGTCGATCTCATTTCCATGGGCTGGCTGACCCACAGCGCGCCGATCCTCGATATCGGCCTGGACATGCCAGCCCTGGGAAACATCGGCACCCGCTTGAACTGA
- a CDS encoding acyltransferase: MTYRRDIDGLRALAVLPVVLFHFGISAIPGGFTGVDIFFVISGYLITGSLLEDLERGEFSIVSFYWRRARRILPALIFVTLLTCIAALFILLPSDLHEFSLSVIAASTFWSNIYFWKTSNYFSIDAELRPLLHTWSLSVEEQYYIFAPILMFLIYRYFAKRWLTALLPIILGSFVLAVMATWLAPSAGFYLLPTRVWELMLGAVLMLKRPPPLNNRFLMEMVGLAGFGLLAIGFFAISESDPFPGYNALYPCLGTALLIYVGQNSPSTIASRILEVRPLVLIGLISYSLYLVHWPINAFAHYLSLQNLDPSIIIAMTVASFALAAFSWKYIEQPFRQKRSFTAPLPIFAFSAGAIALVCVGGAAGAIGNGFPQRFPEYAQQRIPAGDWLEGTCFNEGSSRIESWNIEDCTRTRGFATTVLLWGDSFAAHYVSGLEANKKKIQANVVEYTYAGCPPILSYFSYARPDCIRFNQKALEIIRDAGIKTVVLSGRWTDYEARSFDGLQQTIDTLRGRGVRVFVIGQSPQFITDVRKIAFFAKRRNSDDTYWPMAMDPDINNRVRSFTKGATFIDPLKFLCSAGRCPYADAGEFLYFDYGHFSSVGAILAISKYWPVLATDNALAVTK; the protein is encoded by the coding sequence ATGACATACAGGCGTGATATCGATGGCCTTCGGGCCCTTGCGGTGTTGCCGGTCGTACTGTTCCATTTCGGAATCTCGGCAATTCCCGGCGGTTTTACCGGTGTGGACATCTTCTTCGTCATATCTGGCTACCTGATCACCGGAAGCCTTCTGGAAGACCTTGAACGCGGCGAGTTTTCGATCGTCAGCTTCTACTGGCGCCGTGCCCGACGCATTCTGCCGGCCCTGATCTTTGTCACGCTCCTCACCTGCATCGCGGCATTGTTCATTCTTCTGCCGTCAGATCTGCACGAATTCAGTCTCAGCGTCATAGCGGCATCGACTTTCTGGTCAAACATCTATTTTTGGAAAACGTCAAATTACTTCTCCATCGATGCCGAGCTCCGACCGCTGTTGCACACGTGGTCGCTTTCGGTCGAGGAGCAGTACTATATCTTTGCCCCAATCCTGATGTTCCTGATCTATCGCTATTTTGCGAAGCGCTGGCTGACAGCACTCCTACCGATCATTCTCGGCAGCTTCGTGCTCGCGGTCATGGCGACATGGCTGGCGCCAAGCGCTGGATTCTACCTGCTGCCGACACGAGTCTGGGAACTCATGCTGGGCGCCGTGCTCATGCTGAAACGGCCCCCGCCGTTGAACAATCGATTTCTTATGGAAATGGTAGGGCTGGCCGGATTTGGCCTTCTCGCCATCGGGTTCTTCGCGATTTCGGAGAGCGATCCGTTCCCGGGCTACAACGCGCTGTATCCGTGCCTCGGAACGGCCCTCCTTATCTATGTCGGCCAAAATAGCCCATCGACGATTGCTAGCCGCATACTCGAAGTCCGGCCACTGGTCTTGATCGGCCTCATCTCCTATTCGCTGTATCTTGTTCACTGGCCGATCAATGCGTTCGCGCACTATCTTTCGTTACAAAATCTCGACCCGTCGATAATCATTGCGATGACGGTTGCAAGCTTCGCATTGGCTGCATTCTCCTGGAAGTATATCGAGCAGCCGTTTCGGCAGAAAAGGTCCTTCACCGCCCCGTTGCCGATCTTCGCCTTTTCAGCGGGTGCGATCGCTCTTGTTTGCGTTGGCGGGGCGGCCGGGGCGATCGGCAACGGCTTTCCGCAACGGTTCCCGGAGTATGCCCAGCAGCGGATTCCTGCCGGGGACTGGCTCGAGGGGACCTGTTTCAACGAGGGCTCGAGCCGGATCGAAAGCTGGAACATCGAGGACTGCACACGCACTCGCGGCTTCGCTACGACCGTTTTGTTGTGGGGCGACTCCTTCGCCGCCCACTATGTTTCAGGGCTGGAGGCCAACAAAAAGAAAATTCAAGCCAACGTCGTGGAATATACTTACGCAGGCTGTCCACCGATTCTCTCTTACTTCTCGTATGCACGCCCGGATTGCATACGGTTCAATCAGAAGGCCTTGGAGATCATCCGGGACGCAGGCATCAAGACGGTTGTCCTCAGCGGGCGGTGGACCGACTACGAGGCGAGAAGTTTCGACGGTCTCCAGCAAACGATCGATACGCTTCGTGGCCGGGGTGTGCGCGTGTTCGTCATCGGCCAGTCTCCGCAATTCATAACCGACGTTCGGAAAATCGCATTCTTCGCAAAGCGCAGAAATTCGGATGATACATACTGGCCAATGGCCATGGATCCCGACATCAACAATCGTGTGCGCTCATTTACCAAAGGCGCCACCTTTATCGATCCGCTGAAATTCCTCTGTAGCGCAGGACGCTGCCCCTACGCCGACGCAGGCGAGTTTCTCTATTTCGACTACGGTCATTTTTCTTCCGTCGGCGCCATTCTGGCAATTTCGAAATACTGGCCGGTTTTAGCCACAGACAATGCCCTTGCTGTGACGAAATAA